A window of Eubacterium sp. 1001713B170207_170306_E7 contains these coding sequences:
- a CDS encoding FAD-dependent oxidoreductase, which produces MLDVIIIGGGILGVTTARLLSRFDLDTLVLEKGADLGEGASKANSAVLAAGFHPRGGSLKGISCVQGNAMYPQICKELGVEIAYPGSLFVAFHKEGEAMIREKYKKGLKNGVPDMKILSGHESRALEPGLSDRVTMALYAKTTGIIELFSLLLRTAQSAEKNGVHFSFDEEVMEVIEREDHFELLTAKRTLKTRYLVNTAGGMAMAVESGVRPQDLVIKPRCGQFLVFDWQGKNSIRHVLYQAQETDEKGCLLAPSIEGNIIAGPTSQDVPDYKNVETTDWGIHHIEKIAKKILPDLDMGTVITSFAGVRANIKNVVKEEKDFVIRRSVPRMVSALGIKNPGMTAAPYLCQMILELLIEDGLSTAPNPHYNPVLSLPKPFLTQPESVQKKWYEQDPRYGNLVCRCENITEGDIVRVLREPLPPKNMNGLKKRLRTTMGRCQGSFCTPRLLDVLSKAWGVPPEKIMKEEPGSSFVKGRVK; this is translated from the coding sequence ATGCTGGACGTAATCATTATTGGCGGTGGTATTCTCGGGGTAACCACCGCCCGGCTTTTAAGCCGCTTTGATCTGGACACGCTTGTCCTTGAAAAAGGCGCGGATCTGGGTGAAGGCGCCTCCAAGGCCAACAGCGCCGTTCTGGCCGCGGGGTTTCACCCCAGGGGCGGCAGCCTGAAAGGCATATCCTGCGTACAGGGGAACGCCATGTATCCCCAGATCTGCAAAGAGCTCGGTGTCGAAATCGCCTATCCGGGCTCCCTTTTTGTCGCCTTTCACAAAGAAGGGGAAGCGATGATCCGGGAAAAATACAAAAAAGGCCTGAAAAATGGAGTGCCGGATATGAAAATCCTGTCCGGGCATGAAAGCCGCGCGCTGGAGCCGGGGCTCTCTGACCGGGTAACCATGGCCCTCTACGCCAAAACCACCGGCATCATCGAGCTTTTTTCCCTTTTACTGAGAACTGCCCAGTCAGCTGAGAAAAACGGGGTGCATTTCTCATTTGACGAGGAGGTTATGGAAGTTATCGAGCGGGAGGATCACTTTGAGCTGCTGACAGCCAAACGCACCTTAAAGACCCGCTACCTGGTCAATACCGCTGGCGGTATGGCCATGGCTGTAGAAAGCGGCGTAAGGCCGCAGGATTTGGTCATCAAACCCCGGTGCGGCCAGTTTCTGGTCTTTGACTGGCAGGGAAAAAACAGTATCCGCCACGTGCTCTATCAGGCTCAGGAAACCGACGAAAAGGGCTGTCTGCTCGCGCCCTCCATCGAAGGCAATATCATCGCCGGACCCACCTCACAGGATGTGCCGGATTATAAAAATGTCGAGACCACTGATTGGGGCATTCATCACATTGAAAAGATCGCCAAGAAGATTCTGCCCGATCTGGATATGGGTACAGTCATTACCTCCTTTGCCGGTGTGCGGGCAAACATCAAAAATGTGGTCAAGGAGGAAAAAGATTTTGTCATCCGCCGTTCGGTTCCGCGGATGGTCAGCGCGCTCGGCATTAAAAACCCCGGCATGACAGCCGCGCCATACCTCTGCCAGATGATTCTCGAGCTTCTGATCGAGGACGGCCTGAGCACCGCCCCCAATCCGCATTATAACCCGGTGCTCAGCCTCCCAAAGCCTTTTTTGACACAGCCAGAGAGCGTTCAGAAAAAATGGTACGAGCAGGATCCCCGCTACGGCAACCTGGTCTGCCGCTGCGAGAATATTACCGAGGGGGATATTGTCCGGGTGCTCAGGGAGCCGCTGCCGCCCAAAAATATGAACGGGCTTAAAAAACGGCTGCGTACGACCATGGGCCGGTGCCAGGGAAGCTTCTGCACGCCGCGGCTTCTTGACGTTCTGTCAAAAGCCTGGGGTGTGCCGCCCGAGAAGATCATGAAGGAAGAGCCGGGCAGCTCATTTGTAAAAGGGAGGGTAAAATAA
- a CDS encoding YeeE/YedE thiosulfate transporter family protein: MEEEKIQRSTRTRAPRKPKKNQIPIAIVVTILVVAAGVYLGLGSEKLPVYWIIGLCFGFILQRARFCFTASVRDPSLTGSTSLTRAVLIAFAVTTIGFTAIKYGAYLNGQEIPGMSSVAPISLPLALGAIFFGIGMVIAGGCASGTLMRVGEGFTMQMLALVFFVVGSFWGAHDMGFWDGVFNVNAPKIFLPDVFGWFGALVVQGLIILLLYIAARQWQKKKMGTAD, from the coding sequence TTGGAAGAAGAAAAAATTCAGCGGTCTACCAGGACACGTGCGCCAAGGAAGCCGAAAAAGAACCAGATACCCATTGCCATTGTGGTAACGATTTTAGTCGTGGCCGCGGGCGTCTACCTCGGCCTGGGGAGCGAAAAACTGCCGGTATACTGGATCATCGGGCTCTGCTTTGGGTTTATCCTTCAGCGGGCGCGCTTCTGCTTTACCGCGTCGGTGCGTGACCCAAGCCTTACGGGGAGCACCTCACTGACCCGGGCGGTACTCATCGCCTTTGCGGTAACGACCATTGGCTTTACCGCCATCAAGTACGGCGCTTACCTCAATGGTCAGGAAATACCGGGCATGAGTTCAGTAGCGCCCATCAGCCTGCCACTGGCGCTGGGGGCGATATTCTTCGGTATCGGCATGGTCATCGCCGGGGGCTGTGCTTCCGGAACGCTGATGCGTGTCGGTGAAGGGTTCACCATGCAGATGCTGGCTTTGGTGTTTTTCGTGGTCGGTTCCTTCTGGGGCGCTCACGACATGGGATTCTGGGACGGTGTCTTTAACGTCAATGCCCCAAAAATCTTTTTACCGGATGTGTTTGGCTGGTTCGGCGCTTTGGTCGTCCAGGGA
- a CDS encoding ABC transporter ATP-binding protein: MSELKITGAAFAYGEQLIFEDISLETRPGEIFCLMGRNGCGKSTLLDCILGIHSLKSGSIQISGKSVDTYKPAELAREMAYLPQSHEHSFPYKVLQVVLMGRTAYMGRFGSPTQEDKAIVKKLIDKIGITHLSERPYTQLSGGELQMVMLARSLAQEAPLILMDEPTAHLDYYNELLFLETIASLVRDGQQTIFMATHSPNQAFYLENRGVPVRVGLMCGGKLVETGPPAKTLTPGNLGQVYSIEARILDSGGTKQVLPVGTLK; this comes from the coding sequence GTGAGCGAGCTGAAAATTACCGGCGCCGCTTTTGCCTACGGCGAACAGCTGATTTTTGAGGATATCTCCCTTGAAACCAGGCCGGGTGAGATCTTCTGCCTGATGGGCCGGAACGGCTGCGGCAAAAGCACGCTTCTGGATTGTATCCTGGGGATCCATTCCCTGAAAAGCGGCAGCATTCAAATTTCCGGCAAAAGCGTGGACACCTACAAGCCGGCTGAGCTGGCCAGAGAGATGGCCTATCTGCCCCAGAGCCACGAGCATTCCTTCCCTTACAAGGTGCTCCAGGTGGTGCTCATGGGCAGAACCGCCTATATGGGCCGTTTCGGCTCACCTACCCAGGAGGACAAGGCCATTGTCAAAAAACTGATTGACAAAATCGGCATCACCCACCTGTCTGAAAGGCCTTATACACAGCTCAGCGGCGGAGAGCTCCAGATGGTCATGCTGGCCCGGTCCCTGGCTCAGGAAGCCCCGCTTATTCTTATGGATGAGCCCACCGCCCATCTGGACTATTACAATGAGCTTTTGTTTTTGGAAACCATCGCCTCGCTGGTCAGGGACGGCCAGCAGACCATCTTTATGGCAACCCACTCGCCCAACCAGGCCTTTTACCTTGAAAACCGCGGGGTACCAGTCCGCGTAGGCCTGATGTGCGGCGGAAAGCTTGTGGAAACAGGCCCGCCCGCCAAAACGCTGACGCCCGGCAACCTGGGCCAGGTTTACAGCATTGAGGCCCGGATTCTTGATTCCGGAGGCACAAAGCAGGTTCTGCCTGTAGGTACTTTAAAATAG
- a CDS encoding iron ABC transporter permease: MNTDTTLQDRRHYLKKVLFILLLLLMPLIFIFTALFIGRYSVSVSEVLKALASPVAGSASLSPQTLTVVLQLRLPRAIAAAFVGAGLSASGTAFQGVFRNPLVDSGFLGVNSGAGFGAGLAILLFGTSLATYGFAFTFGILAVVFSYLIAKIYKAVPTIMLILGGTIVSSVFSALLTLLKSVADVNSELPAIVYWLMGSVASVSYRDFWAVLVILAGIVGLAFFSWQINVISMGEKEARTMGVNVVFSKRMIIACATLATAGAVCISGIIGWVGLIIPHIGRMLIGNDTRKLLPVSMSLGAVFMVTIDTISRSVSTSEIPLGVLTALVGAPFFVFLLKKTKGGGWQM, encoded by the coding sequence ATGAACACTGATACGACCCTGCAGGACCGCCGGCATTACCTGAAAAAAGTCCTTTTCATTCTTCTGCTTTTGCTGATGCCCCTGATTTTCATTTTTACCGCGCTGTTTATCGGCCGCTACAGCGTGTCGGTTTCTGAGGTTTTAAAGGCCCTTGCCAGCCCTGTTGCCGGCTCTGCCAGCCTCTCGCCCCAAACGCTGACTGTGGTGCTGCAGTTAAGACTGCCGAGAGCCATCGCCGCGGCCTTTGTGGGTGCAGGTCTGTCGGCCAGCGGCACAGCCTTCCAGGGCGTTTTCAGGAACCCTCTCGTGGATTCGGGCTTTCTGGGGGTTAACTCCGGGGCCGGCTTTGGAGCAGGGCTCGCCATTCTTCTCTTTGGCACAAGCCTGGCCACCTACGGCTTTGCCTTTACCTTTGGTATTTTAGCTGTGGTTTTCAGCTATCTGATCGCCAAGATTTACAAGGCTGTGCCCACCATCATGCTCATTCTCGGTGGTACCATTGTCTCCTCGGTCTTCAGCGCGTTGCTGACCCTGCTCAAATCCGTTGCCGATGTCAACAGCGAGCTGCCCGCCATTGTCTACTGGCTCATGGGCAGTGTCGCCTCTGTGAGCTACCGGGATTTCTGGGCGGTTCTGGTTATTCTGGCGGGGATTGTCGGGCTGGCTTTTTTCAGCTGGCAGATCAATGTGATTTCCATGGGAGAAAAGGAAGCCCGTACTATGGGGGTAAACGTCGTATTCAGCAAGCGCATGATCATCGCCTGCGCCACGCTGGCAACGGCTGGAGCCGTGTGCATTTCAGGCATTATCGGCTGGGTCGGGCTTATTATCCCGCACATTGGAAGGATGCTCATCGGGAATGACACAAGAAAGCTTCTTCCTGTTTCCATGAGTCTGGGGGCTGTGTTTATGGTGACCATTGATACCATCAGCCGGAGCGTCTCCACCTCCGAAATTCCCCTGGGCGTTCTGACCGCCCTCGTGGGCGCGCCCTTCTTTGTCTTTCTGCTCAAGAAAACAAAAGGCGGGGGGTGGCAGATGTGA
- a CDS encoding LysR family transcriptional regulator, protein MNIESLRMFIKIADNGSITKTAEQTFISQSALSQQIKTMEQLFNTSLIDRSNKGVTLTCSGKTVYEYAVHLTSTYDSMIRELQENEESNRVLHILSTPIIASYALPCTLYYIKKNFPTYSLEISSMASQRIEQQINCDQGDIGFISGPPSDPSLTGQKVFSDDVFLVASSDMDIAQTIQREDLSRYPLLTLTTDQKTEQHLEKRLADEGVDMESLMILFKQDSIESIKLSTINGYGMAFLPYMCIKKELYHKQLKIIGVEGLTLQNDYYIIKKKASEYRDRTLLKLTAYIEKILADTIC, encoded by the coding sequence ATGAATATCGAGTCTTTAAGAATGTTTATCAAAATCGCAGATAACGGCAGCATTACCAAAACTGCAGAGCAGACCTTCATTTCACAGTCCGCCTTGAGCCAGCAGATTAAAACCATGGAACAGCTTTTTAACACCAGTCTCATTGACCGCAGCAACAAGGGCGTAACGCTGACCTGCAGCGGGAAAACCGTCTACGAGTACGCCGTACACCTCACCTCTACCTATGACAGCATGATCCGGGAGCTTCAGGAAAACGAGGAGAGCAACCGGGTACTTCATATTCTGTCCACGCCCATCATCGCTTCTTATGCTTTGCCCTGTACGCTGTACTATATTAAGAAAAACTTTCCGACCTACTCGCTGGAGATTTCCTCCATGGCCAGCCAGAGGATCGAGCAGCAGATCAACTGTGACCAGGGCGACATCGGCTTTATTTCCGGCCCGCCGTCCGACCCTTCGCTGACCGGGCAGAAGGTCTTTTCAGACGACGTCTTTCTGGTGGCCAGCAGCGATATGGACATTGCCCAGACCATCCAGAGGGAAGACCTCAGCCGCTATCCGCTGCTCACCCTGACAACGGACCAGAAAACCGAGCAGCACCTTGAAAAACGCCTGGCGGACGAGGGGGTAGACATGGAAAGCCTGATGATCCTGTTCAAGCAGGATTCCATCGAGTCCATCAAGCTTTCCACCATCAACGGCTATGGCATGGCCTTTCTGCCTTATATGTGCATCAAAAAAGAGCTGTATCATAAACAGCTCAAAATCATCGGCGTCGAGGGGCTTACCCTGCAGAACGACTACTATATTATTAAGAAAAAGGCTTCGGAATACCGGGACCGCACCCTCCTGAAGCTGACCGCCTATATCGAAAAGATTCTGGCCGATACTATCTGCTGA
- a CDS encoding HAD-IIA family hydrolase: MNEALKETLDSIKGFICDMDGVIYHGNRLLPGVPEFVDWLYREDKNFLFLTNSSERSPLELKEKLSRLGLDIDASHFYTSALATAKFLSTQSPGCSAYVIGEPGLINALYSAGITMNDMNPDYVVVGESYNYNYDTILKAVRFVLKGAKLIGTNPDLTGPAEGGLVPACRAFTAPIELATGKSAYFVGKPNPLMVRTGIRMLGVHSEDAAIVGDRMDTDIISGIESGMHTILVLSGVSTAETVQEFPYRPQFILNGVGDIVTN, translated from the coding sequence ATGAATGAAGCATTAAAAGAAACCCTTGACAGCATCAAAGGTTTTATCTGCGATATGGACGGCGTTATCTATCATGGTAACCGCCTTCTTCCCGGCGTACCTGAGTTTGTGGACTGGCTGTACCGTGAGGATAAAAATTTTCTCTTCCTCACAAACTCCAGCGAGCGCTCGCCCCTCGAGTTAAAGGAAAAACTTTCCCGCCTGGGTCTTGACATTGACGCGAGTCATTTCTATACCAGCGCCCTGGCCACTGCTAAATTCCTGAGCACACAGTCTCCGGGCTGCTCGGCTTATGTGATCGGCGAGCCCGGCCTCATCAACGCCTTATACAGCGCGGGCATTACCATGAACGATATGAATCCGGATTATGTTGTTGTCGGCGAAAGCTATAATTACAATTATGATACCATCTTAAAGGCGGTCCGTTTTGTCTTGAAAGGCGCCAAACTCATCGGAACAAACCCGGATCTCACCGGCCCTGCCGAAGGCGGCCTGGTGCCGGCCTGCCGTGCCTTTACCGCGCCCATCGAGCTGGCAACCGGAAAATCCGCTTATTTTGTCGGAAAGCCGAATCCGCTCATGGTCCGCACCGGTATCCGCATGCTCGGCGTTCATTCTGAGGATGCCGCCATTGTCGGCGACCGCATGGATACAGACATTATCTCCGGTATCGAATCCGGCATGCACACCATTCTGGTGCTCTCAGGCGTCTCCACTGCGGAGACCGTCCAGGAATTTCCCTACCGCCCCCAGTTTATTTTAAACGGGGTAGGGGATATTGTCACAAATTAA
- a CDS encoding Ig-like domain-containing protein, whose translation MKRKFKLTGILVALLLALSLGNTVLAAGGNGSGGGGGNGSGSDEPLTIVSSTPADGETSASVSDPIKIEFSKNVVNAEVKDGNMTAIALYKDGAPVAAEVTMADDQVEPDLRNFITITPSSPLEPGTEYQIKIADSLTAKSGASLGEEKTLTFKTAGTAPAAASEEKTTAENTAAENPASGNTTLYILLGVAVVIIIAVVVVVSLKKKK comes from the coding sequence ATGAAAAGAAAATTTAAGCTGACAGGTATTCTTGTGGCACTTCTTCTGGCCCTCAGTCTCGGAAACACCGTTCTCGCCGCCGGCGGTAACGGCAGTGGAGGAGGCGGCGGTAACGGCAGTGGAAGCGACGAACCGCTGACCATTGTCTCTTCGACTCCGGCTGACGGTGAAACCTCAGCCTCAGTCAGCGACCCGATCAAAATCGAGTTCAGTAAAAATGTGGTCAACGCAGAGGTTAAAGACGGAAATATGACGGCCATCGCGCTCTACAAGGACGGCGCACCCGTTGCGGCCGAGGTCACCATGGCTGACGACCAGGTTGAGCCAGACCTCAGAAACTTTATCACCATCACGCCTTCAAGCCCATTGGAGCCAGGAACCGAGTATCAGATTAAAATCGCGGATTCCCTGACCGCCAAGAGCGGCGCTTCCCTCGGCGAAGAAAAAACCCTGACCTTCAAGACTGCCGGCACAGCCCCTGCCGCCGCCAGCGAGGAAAAAACAACGGCAGAAAACACTGCCGCCGAAAATCCGGCCTCTGGCAATACCACACTTTATATCCTTCTGGGTGTCGCGGTAGTGATCATCATTGCCGTTGTGGTCGTGGTGTCTCTTAAAAAGAAAAAATAA
- a CDS encoding radical SAM protein produces the protein MAANMSLSENIKSFGMKQVIRYLDADPDKNIPRIIDWVEKFDKDQTIAGQLAAVKEALSDESNNWNQLVKSLWTDIDPGVRKRLFNNFIVNSVIIGCKRQNLNKEKYDCNIPWAILMDPTSSCNLHCTGCWAAEYGDKMSMDFDTLDSIIEQGKALGTYMYLYSGGEPLVRKRDIIRLCEKHDDCVFLSFTNATLIDEAFADEMLRVQNFIPAISVEGFEAETDMRRGRGTYAAVIRAMDILKEKKLPFGFSTCYHRQNTDVIGSEAYFDAMIEKGCKFGWFFTYMPVGVDAVPELMATADQREYMYRQIRRFRGTKPLFTMDFWNDGEYVQGCIAGGRNYLHINAGGDIEPCAFIHYSDSNIHEQTLLEAYRRPLFMQYHENQPFNPNHLRPCPLLDNPGRLTRMVEHSGAHSTDLTHPEDVRALSGKCRDAAEAWKTRADRLWQESHPNA, from the coding sequence ATGGCAGCAAATATGAGTTTAAGTGAAAACATAAAATCCTTTGGTATGAAACAGGTTATCCGGTATCTGGACGCTGACCCGGACAAAAATATTCCGCGGATCATTGACTGGGTCGAAAAGTTTGATAAGGACCAGACCATAGCCGGTCAGCTGGCAGCGGTCAAGGAGGCCCTGTCCGATGAAAGCAACAACTGGAATCAGCTGGTGAAAAGCCTGTGGACCGATATTGACCCCGGCGTCAGGAAACGCCTGTTTAACAATTTTATTGTCAACAGCGTCATTATCGGCTGCAAACGCCAGAATCTTAACAAGGAAAAATACGACTGCAATATCCCGTGGGCCATTCTCATGGACCCCACCTCATCCTGCAATCTCCACTGCACAGGCTGCTGGGCCGCGGAATACGGCGATAAAATGTCCATGGATTTTGACACGCTGGACAGCATCATCGAACAGGGCAAGGCGCTCGGAACGTATATGTACCTCTATTCCGGCGGAGAGCCCCTCGTGCGGAAAAGGGACATTATCCGGCTGTGCGAAAAACATGACGACTGCGTCTTTCTGTCCTTTACCAATGCCACCCTCATCGACGAGGCCTTTGCCGATGAGATGCTGCGGGTTCAGAACTTTATCCCGGCCATCAGCGTCGAGGGCTTTGAGGCGGAAACGGACATGCGGCGGGGCAGGGGGACCTACGCCGCGGTCATCAGAGCCATGGATATTTTAAAGGAGAAGAAGCTCCCCTTTGGCTTCTCCACCTGCTACCACCGTCAAAACACCGATGTCATCGGCAGTGAAGCGTATTTTGACGCCATGATCGAAAAGGGCTGCAAGTTTGGCTGGTTCTTCACCTATATGCCTGTCGGCGTCGACGCTGTCCCCGAGCTCATGGCCACTGCGGACCAGCGTGAGTACATGTACCGCCAGATCCGCAGATTCCGAGGCACCAAACCCCTGTTTACCATGGATTTCTGGAATGACGGCGAGTACGTCCAGGGCTGTATCGCAGGAGGCCGCAATTACCTGCACATCAACGCCGGTGGCGACATTGAGCCCTGCGCTTTTATCCATTATTCGGATTCCAACATTCATGAGCAGACCCTGCTGGAGGCTTACAGACGGCCGCTTTTCATGCAGTACCATGAAAACCAGCCCTTCAACCCGAACCATCTCCGCCCCTGTCCACTGCTCGATAACCCAGGCCGCCTGACCCGCATGGTGGAGCACTCCGGCGCGCACTCTACCGACCTCACCCATCCCGAGGACGTCAGGGCTCTGTCAGGCAAATGCCGGGATGCCGCCGAAGCCTGGAAGACCCGCGCCGACCGTCTCTGGCAAGAAAGCCACCCGAACGCCTGA
- a CDS encoding phosphotransferase produces the protein MGCKNFKDINKETVKDYLKECTGYFAPDARLSVYEIGESEEDGDGFINFLYRVWDENGKSVIVKQAKTYYKAFEEGVGPFVQDRNALEADVMRIKGAITPEYIPEVYQVDLDNHIYLCEDCSDLKILRFELMKGKKFPDFPEKIGEFIAKSNFYTSEYYLDATVYKELQAKFLNPNMRLVFEIGLFLKDEHAIDDHDPHDDPNADPERLAMGDAPWKSAAFRTEMLKLRDIHMKHCECLVHGDLHTSNIMINDEKMKIIDQEYAFMGASSSDTGYLMGSVLYEYIRWFYMDDYPEDFCKDFRETILGYMRDMIHTYNAVYTECWKKDAKVTYRDYDDFRESILKNFIQEVCGFTGCQITSRVGGLVPLPDFDTIEDRAKRNEACRLSLTIANYLILHRMEIESVDDMVDTIIRITENFFKLIKIID, from the coding sequence ATGGGGTGTAAAAATTTTAAAGACATCAACAAAGAAACCGTTAAGGACTATTTAAAGGAGTGTACAGGCTATTTTGCGCCGGACGCGCGTTTGAGCGTGTACGAAATCGGCGAGAGTGAGGAAGACGGCGACGGCTTCATCAATTTTCTGTACCGTGTCTGGGACGAGAACGGAAAATCTGTAATTGTCAAACAGGCAAAAACCTATTATAAGGCCTTTGAGGAAGGCGTGGGCCCATTTGTACAGGACCGCAACGCGCTGGAGGCAGATGTCATGCGCATCAAGGGCGCCATCACACCGGAATACATTCCCGAGGTCTATCAGGTAGACCTGGATAACCATATTTACCTCTGTGAGGATTGCAGTGACTTGAAAATCCTGCGCTTTGAACTCATGAAGGGTAAAAAATTCCCGGATTTCCCGGAAAAAATCGGGGAATTTATCGCCAAGTCCAACTTTTACACCTCCGAGTATTATTTAGACGCAACGGTCTACAAGGAGCTTCAGGCAAAATTCCTGAACCCGAATATGCGTCTGGTCTTTGAGATCGGCCTGTTCTTAAAGGACGAGCATGCCATCGACGACCACGACCCGCATGATGACCCGAACGCTGATCCCGAACGTCTGGCCATGGGCGACGCGCCCTGGAAAAGTGCGGCCTTCCGCACCGAGATGCTCAAGCTGCGCGACATTCACATGAAACACTGCGAATGCCTGGTGCACGGCGATCTGCACACCTCCAACATCATGATCAACGATGAAAAAATGAAAATCATTGACCAGGAATACGCCTTTATGGGGGCTTCATCCTCCGATACAGGCTATCTCATGGGCAGTGTGCTCTACGAATATATCCGCTGGTTCTATATGGATGATTATCCGGAGGACTTCTGTAAGGATTTCCGCGAGACCATTCTCGGCTATATGCGGGATATGATCCACACCTACAACGCGGTCTACACCGAGTGCTGGAAAAAGGACGCCAAGGTTACCTATCGTGACTATGACGATTTCCGCGAATCCATTCTCAAAAACTTTATTCAGGAGGTCTGCGGCTTTACCGGCTGCCAGATCACCAGCCGTGTCGGCGGACTGGTACCCCTGCCTGATTTTGACACCATCGAGGACCGGGCTAAACGCAATGAAGCCTGCCGCCTGTCCCTCACCATCGCCAACTACCTGATCCTGCACCGCATGGAAATAGAGAGCGTGGACGATATGGTGGATACCATAATACGGATTACAGAAAACTTTTTTAAGCTGATTAAGATTATTGATTAA
- a CDS encoding sulfurtransferase TusA family protein, with protein MKKIDCLGDICPLPLMKLQREVKAMQSGDRVMLVTDHSCAVKTIREYCEKTGLHCASDEVMNGVWEITVSR; from the coding sequence ATGAAAAAGATTGATTGTCTCGGTGATATCTGTCCCCTGCCCCTTATGAAGCTGCAGCGGGAGGTAAAGGCCATGCAGTCCGGCGACCGCGTCATGCTCGTCACAGACCACAGCTGCGCGGTGAAAACCATCCGGGAATACTGCGAAAAGACAGGGCTGCACTGCGCCAGCGACGAGGTGATGAACGGAGTCTGGGAGATCACGGTCAGCAGATAG
- a CDS encoding FAD-dependent oxidoreductase — MHYDCAVIGAGAAGMAAALSAARQGVKKIALLDRGQDVGGILRQCVHDGFGTLYLKKSLTGPEYADHFKKQLKATPVILKTGASVLDVTKTGGVFSVKYLSEAEGPSRLTADTVILSMGCRERTLGQLHIPGSRPAGIYTAGTAQYMMNIQNLLPGKSAVILGSGDIGLIMARRLTLEGARVKLVLGEKATGLARNHLQCIRDFELPIRFGCTVVSVHGYKRLKGVSIAPVLENGRPDLSKKNYIPCDTLLVAAGLIPETDILDPDFVRLGENGGIGIRENGGTSVPGLFACGNVTGVHDLVDKVSMAGKRAGEAAAAYRSGRPETKPEKLPDAYLQAEPTCEVLNRLKENERLCVLCPKGCILSFDTAHDPPEIAGYQCSRGRRYGLEEWRAPKRMLTTTVKTASGKLVPVKSSGPLAQSALLTAVKSIRKITLAGSVAPGTIIDQNILNSGVDIITTGEAYEH; from the coding sequence ATGCATTACGACTGTGCAGTCATCGGGGCCGGCGCTGCCGGCATGGCCGCCGCGCTTTCAGCCGCCCGGCAGGGCGTGAAAAAAATCGCGCTTCTGGACCGCGGCCAGGATGTTGGCGGCATCCTGCGCCAATGTGTTCACGACGGCTTCGGGACACTCTACTTAAAAAAATCACTAACCGGACCCGAGTACGCCGACCATTTTAAAAAACAGCTGAAGGCTACCCCTGTGATACTCAAAACCGGCGCATCGGTTTTGGATGTCACAAAAACAGGCGGGGTTTTCAGCGTCAAATACCTGAGTGAGGCGGAGGGGCCGTCACGGCTGACAGCTGACACGGTCATCCTGTCCATGGGCTGCCGCGAAAGGACCCTTGGACAGCTGCATATCCCCGGAAGCCGCCCCGCCGGTATCTACACTGCCGGGACCGCCCAGTACATGATGAATATCCAGAACCTGCTGCCCGGAAAAAGCGCGGTCATTCTCGGTTCAGGTGACATTGGCCTCATCATGGCCAGACGGCTGACACTGGAGGGGGCAAGGGTAAAGCTGGTGCTCGGGGAAAAGGCCACAGGACTGGCCCGCAACCATCTGCAGTGTATCCGGGATTTTGAGCTTCCCATCCGCTTTGGCTGCACCGTGGTGTCTGTTCACGGTTATAAGCGCCTGAAGGGTGTGAGCATCGCCCCGGTTCTTGAGAACGGCCGGCCGGATCTCTCCAAAAAAAACTATATTCCCTGTGATACGCTGCTGGTCGCTGCCGGGCTGATTCCGGAAACCGATATACTGGACCCGGACTTTGTCCGGCTTGGCGAAAATGGCGGCATCGGCATCCGCGAAAACGGCGGAACCAGTGTCCCCGGACTCTTTGCCTGCGGCAACGTGACGGGCGTGCACGACCTGGTGGACAAGGTCAGCATGGCCGGAAAACGGGCCGGGGAAGCGGCGGCCGCCTACCGCTCCGGCAGGCCGGAGACGAAGCCGGAAAAGCTGCCGGACGCCTACCTTCAGGCAGAACCGACCTGCGAGGTATTAAACCGCCTGAAAGAAAATGAACGCCTCTGCGTTCTATGTCCAAAGGGCTGTATCCTGAGCTTTGACACTGCCCATGACCCGCCGGAAATTGCCGGTTACCAGTGCAGCCGGGGCCGCCGCTACGGCCTGGAGGAGTGGCGCGCGCCCAAACGTATGCTCACCACCACGGTCAAAACAGCGTCCGGAAAACTGGTCCCGGTCAAAAGCAGTGGACCCCTTGCCCAAAGCGCGCTCCTGACAGCGGTCAAAAGCATCCGAAAAATCACTTTGGCAGGCTCCGTCGCTCCGGGCACCATAATTGATCAGAATATTCTGAACAGCGGCGTGGACATCATCACAACAGGAGAAGCATATGAACACTGA